One genomic segment of Gammaproteobacteria bacterium includes these proteins:
- a CDS encoding transcriptional repressor, with the protein MSMTSNYPLTRGEVIEAMRKKGVNPTQQRVEIAQVLFSRPQHVSAEQVLAMVNKQRSVASKATIYNTLGLFASKGLVREVIVDPTKVFYDPTMSPHHHFYNVDTGELLDVDPGCVVMGQLPQLPPGTVAEGVDVVIKVRNQQA; encoded by the coding sequence ATGAGTATGACCTCGAATTATCCCCTCACCCGTGGCGAAGTGATTGAAGCCATGCGGAAAAAAGGCGTGAATCCGACCCAGCAACGGGTCGAGATCGCACAAGTCCTGTTTTCCAGGCCCCAGCATGTGTCGGCCGAGCAAGTGTTGGCCATGGTTAACAAGCAACGGTCCGTCGCCTCCAAGGCCACGATTTACAACACCTTAGGTTTGTTTGCCAGCAAGGGTCTGGTCCGGGAAGTGATTGTCGATCCGACCAAGGTCTTCTACGACCCGACGATGTCCCCGCATCATCATTTTTATAACGTCGATACCGGCGAGCTGTTGGATGTTGACCCCGGCTGCGTGGTCATGGGTCAGCTGCCGCAACTACCCCCTGGTACCGTGGCGGAAGGAGTCGATGTGGTGATTAAGGTTCGTAATCAGCAGGCGTAG
- the pilV gene encoding type IV pilus modification protein PilV, translating into MTGLTMIEILVTLIILAVGLLGIAALQIVGLRSTGGSENRTQATLFANEIAERMRANIDGVNNNLYIANLNAASCAAPPVPYCSDNFNGGAAVAAAPCTPTNMATFDLSEWFCGVSSGGTFVGGVRNTLPGSTATITCNDNNALDLDACTDNSSHTITINWSERNSNQSAGAAATVNQNISMTIQP; encoded by the coding sequence ATGACCGGTCTCACTATGATTGAGATCCTGGTGACCTTGATTATCCTCGCCGTTGGTTTGCTGGGCATTGCCGCACTACAAATCGTCGGCCTACGCAGCACTGGGGGATCTGAAAATCGAACACAAGCCACACTCTTCGCCAACGAGATTGCTGAACGGATGCGCGCCAATATTGATGGCGTGAACAATAACCTGTATATCGCCAATTTAAACGCCGCCAGCTGCGCTGCACCGCCCGTCCCTTACTGCAGCGATAATTTCAATGGTGGCGCCGCCGTCGCGGCAGCGCCTTGTACGCCGACCAACATGGCGACCTTTGATCTCTCTGAATGGTTCTGCGGCGTTTCTTCAGGTGGCACATTCGTAGGAGGCGTAAGAAACACATTACCCGGCTCGACAGCCACTATCACGTGTAACGATAACAATGCACTCGACCTCGATGCCTGTACAGACAACTCAAGTCATACTATCACTATCAACTGGTCTGAGCGTAACTCCAACCAAAGCGCGGGCGCGGCAGCCACGGTCAATCAAAACATATCGATGACAATACAGCCATGA
- a CDS encoding DUF11 domain-containing protein has translation MNYRLFQAVFRCSYFFLMGCLSLFIGGAQAATYTITDLGANIQPLSITDSGQIVGIDTTTTPPRAVYRSGGSWLTLHNSGKAVSAGDSGLIAGHIINSPNRAQLWRDGQTINELDTFSGMLEARGINGLDEVVGIRKLDSGARRPFIFDYVTGSLKTLTTLGGAEGWANAINQRGQVTGSAQDSNAQPTAFIYLPDKDTVTSLQTLSGFTGSEGASINDSGIVAGWAFNGSSENLGRRAILSSTEKGIINLGALDKDVTSFAKGINNGEIVVGQSIGANGNERAFLYQFASTERSVITVAPNNLNRVLTGDANGAGIYQSLNKGLTWDVTNIGLNDKHVSCIEFDKTNTNLIYACTAGGLYKSVDGGVTWFFTSKGIDKPTTIGTGTDPAHVFVILIDARNPNHLFVGAEVGLFESNDTGTTWKQITDVAGAVYDLIQQPSTKTQFFAATTRGVYRFREGTTGATWQQSNGDARATPSTGLVPLQVAALAIDPNEPSTLFAGTLGGSVYSTSINPDTPLSWSQKTTGMTNTEAVYSLKFDTEDLTTVGASHISKLYAGTTRGLFTTTDQGTTWTRNANFQTGGVYSMSFSSNFATLYLTTHDGNSWYSDDRGANWTNITRGSVTGDTYEILNVPTSPPVILAGSSKGVFKLNVDSWQAAFSAAAGTKVVTIVANTLTNPATYWLGTTDKGIYRSTDGGTSWNTINTGLNNWNVYALVADTSASPVRLYAGTMNGVYRSDDNGNSWTLGNTGLSNGNVYSLLLDTHTSPNRLYAGTANGVYRSTDNGNSWVPVNTGLQNIPISSLLITSTWDLYAASTKSGVFKSTDSGVTWSNISAAPLNSTVHAIKRDSANTIYAATAKGVYKYSVGTWSNISNASLSDIEVFGLEVIDANTLYAGTNSKGVYSTTDGGSTWSVLDKGLTETSVTIQDITSIVNNADWELHDATAINNNGQIIGWGMYQGQAHGYLLTPANGVLTANLSISQSVYPSTIKKGIPLTFQIRIYNAGPTTATNVRFKDWLPPNTLYHHASTNNGGCVKEPGEVVRCSLFDIAPGATAIINISLQPNVESQKLRNIAQVKADQIDTNFSDNTTGETDYVQVDRCFIATAAYGSFLDPHVETLRNFRDEVLLKSEIGRVFVKYYYQYSPQLAKIISEHASLKLLTQAILTPIIFAITYPIVALLILTLLGSWLIRRRFQNGRGTARRAPTMPAAPY, from the coding sequence GTGAACTATCGTCTTTTCCAAGCCGTATTCCGTTGCTCATATTTTTTCCTGATGGGATGTTTATCGCTATTTATTGGTGGCGCACAGGCAGCCACCTACACCATCACCGACCTTGGCGCCAATATCCAGCCACTGAGTATCACTGACTCTGGTCAGATTGTCGGCATCGACACGACCACCACACCGCCACGCGCGGTGTATAGAAGTGGAGGCTCTTGGCTAACATTACATAACTCCGGCAAAGCCGTTTCCGCCGGTGACAGTGGTCTCATCGCTGGCCACATCATCAATTCTCCCAATCGGGCACAACTGTGGCGCGATGGGCAAACCATCAATGAACTTGATACCTTCAGTGGCATGCTTGAGGCGCGCGGCATCAACGGGCTCGATGAAGTAGTAGGCATCCGCAAACTCGATAGCGGCGCCAGACGCCCATTTATTTTTGATTACGTCACCGGCTCACTCAAAACACTCACCACGCTCGGTGGCGCAGAAGGCTGGGCCAATGCCATCAATCAACGCGGCCAGGTCACAGGCAGCGCCCAGGATAGTAATGCCCAGCCAACCGCGTTTATTTATTTGCCCGATAAAGACACCGTCACCAGCCTGCAAACCCTCAGCGGCTTTACCGGCAGCGAGGGAGCATCTATCAACGATTCAGGAATCGTTGCCGGATGGGCGTTTAACGGCTCATCGGAAAATCTGGGACGGCGTGCAATCCTGAGCTCAACCGAAAAGGGTATTATCAATTTGGGTGCCCTCGATAAGGACGTCACCAGCTTTGCCAAAGGGATCAACAACGGCGAGATCGTTGTTGGACAATCCATTGGCGCCAATGGTAATGAGCGTGCCTTTCTGTATCAGTTTGCAAGCACTGAACGTTCTGTCATTACCGTCGCCCCCAATAATCTCAATCGAGTACTCACGGGTGATGCCAATGGCGCCGGCATCTATCAATCCCTGAATAAAGGTCTGACCTGGGATGTAACAAATATCGGCCTCAACGACAAACATGTATCCTGCATCGAATTCGACAAGACAAACACCAACCTCATCTATGCCTGTACTGCCGGTGGCTTATACAAGAGCGTCGATGGCGGCGTCACTTGGTTCTTTACTTCTAAAGGCATCGATAAACCCACCACCATAGGCACAGGTACCGATCCCGCCCACGTTTTTGTCATCCTCATAGATGCACGCAATCCCAATCACTTGTTTGTTGGTGCCGAAGTGGGTCTGTTCGAAAGCAATGACACCGGCACGACGTGGAAGCAAATCACAGATGTGGCTGGCGCGGTCTATGATCTTATCCAACAACCTTCCACCAAGACCCAGTTTTTCGCCGCGACCACACGCGGCGTCTACCGTTTCCGCGAAGGCACCACAGGCGCCACTTGGCAACAATCCAATGGTGATGCCCGCGCCACCCCCTCCACCGGACTTGTCCCCCTGCAAGTCGCCGCTTTGGCCATCGATCCCAATGAACCCAGCACCCTGTTTGCGGGAACCCTGGGGGGTAGTGTTTACTCCACATCGATTAACCCTGATACCCCGCTAAGCTGGTCTCAAAAAACCACCGGCATGACCAATACCGAGGCGGTCTACTCACTCAAGTTTGACACCGAGGATTTGACAACAGTTGGCGCGAGCCACATCAGCAAACTCTATGCCGGTACCACACGCGGCCTGTTTACTACCACTGACCAAGGCACGACCTGGACCCGCAACGCCAACTTTCAGACGGGTGGCGTCTATTCGATGTCGTTCAGTTCAAATTTCGCCACCCTTTATCTCACCACGCATGATGGCAATTCATGGTACAGCGACGACAGAGGCGCAAACTGGACCAATATCACGCGCGGCTCCGTCACGGGCGACACATACGAAATCCTGAATGTGCCCACTTCACCGCCGGTCATTCTGGCCGGTAGTTCAAAAGGCGTTTTTAAACTCAACGTAGATAGCTGGCAAGCCGCCTTCAGTGCCGCTGCCGGGACAAAAGTCGTTACCATCGTTGCCAATACCTTGACCAATCCCGCAACCTACTGGCTAGGCACCACTGACAAAGGGATTTATCGTTCCACCGATGGCGGCACCAGCTGGAACACAATCAACACCGGACTGAATAACTGGAATGTGTACGCCTTGGTTGCCGATACCAGTGCCAGCCCGGTGCGTCTCTATGCAGGCACCATGAACGGTGTTTACCGCAGCGACGACAATGGTAACTCATGGACCTTGGGCAATACCGGGCTGAGTAACGGCAATGTCTACAGCTTGCTGCTCGACACCCACACCAGCCCCAATCGACTGTACGCAGGCACTGCCAATGGCGTTTATCGCTCGACGGACAATGGCAACAGCTGGGTTCCTGTAAATACCGGACTACAAAACATTCCTATCTCCAGTTTATTGATCACCAGTACCTGGGATCTTTATGCCGCCAGCACCAAGAGTGGCGTTTTCAAAAGCACAGACAGTGGAGTTACCTGGAGCAACATCAGTGCCGCTCCGCTCAATAGCACCGTCCACGCCATCAAGCGTGATTCCGCTAACACTATCTATGCGGCTACCGCCAAAGGGGTATACAAATATTCTGTCGGCACCTGGTCAAACATCAGCAATGCCAGTTTAAGCGACATCGAGGTTTTCGGCCTGGAAGTTATTGATGCCAACACCCTCTACGCCGGCACCAATAGCAAGGGCGTTTATTCCACCACCGATGGCGGAAGCACATGGTCCGTGTTAGATAAAGGACTCACCGAAACCTCCGTCACCATCCAAGACATCACCAGCATCGTCAATAATGCCGACTGGGAACTGCATGACGCCACCGCCATCAACAACAACGGACAAATCATCGGCTGGGGCATGTATCAGGGACAAGCGCACGGTTATTTATTAACCCCTGCCAATGGCGTACTCACTGCCAACTTGAGCATTAGCCAATCGGTATATCCTTCCACCATCAAGAAGGGCATACCGCTGACTTTCCAGATTCGCATCTACAATGCCGGCCCTACCACCGCCACCAATGTACGGTTCAAGGATTGGCTCCCACCCAACACCCTCTACCATCATGCGTCCACCAACAATGGTGGCTGCGTCAAGGAACCGGGCGAAGTGGTACGCTGCTCACTGTTTGATATTGCGCCGGGCGCCACAGCCATTATCAATATTTCGCTACAACCGAATGTAGAGAGCCAGAAACTACGCAACATCGCGCAGGTGAAAGCGGATCAAATCGATACCAACTTCAGTGACAACACAACGGGTGAGACCGATTATGTTCAGGTAGACCGCTGCTTTATCGCAACGGCGGCTTATGGCTCCTTCCTTGACCCCCATGTCGAGACCTTGCGTAACTTCCGCGATGAGGTATTACTAAAATCGGAGATCGGACGTGTGTTCGTAAAATATTATTATCAATATTCGCCACAACTGGCAAAGATCATCAGCGAACATGCATCGCTGAAACTGCTGACACAAGCGATCTTGACGCCGATTATCTTTGCAATCACCTATCCTATCGTAGCGCTTCTGATACTGACTTTACTCGGTAGCTGGCTTATTCGGCGCCGGTTTCAAAACGGTAGGGGCACGGCGCGCCGTGCCCCTACTATGCCGGCCGCACCTTATTAA
- the vanZ gene encoding VanZ family protein, whose product MLRLKRQPLKFFGVWLTIGVMLVAWVCYESLTPSPISVEGLKYADKLGHFFSYFTMMAWFGQLFQRRGHWLWLLFFIALGYGLELLQLFSGYRSFEYADLAADAGGALLAWVLASTKFRERLLKAERYLA is encoded by the coding sequence ATGCTGCGGCTGAAGCGTCAGCCATTAAAATTTTTTGGTGTGTGGCTGACGATAGGCGTGATGCTGGTTGCCTGGGTGTGTTATGAGTCGTTAACGCCATCGCCGATCAGCGTCGAAGGTCTGAAATATGCCGACAAGTTGGGGCACTTCTTCAGTTATTTTACGATGATGGCCTGGTTTGGACAGTTATTTCAGCGGCGCGGGCATTGGCTGTGGTTGTTGTTTTTTATCGCGCTGGGATATGGGCTTGAGTTATTGCAACTTTTCTCAGGTTACCGCAGTTTTGAGTATGCCGATCTGGCGGCGGATGCCGGTGGTGCTTTGCTTGCCTGGGTGTTGGCAAGCACAAAATTTAGAGAGCGTTTATTAAAGGCGGAGCGATATCTGGCCTGA
- the thiO gene encoding glycine oxidase ThiO yields MTECVIVGGGLSGLLLARELCLAGAKVTLIERGEIGRESSWAGGGILSPLYPWRYPEAVTAIAAWGQREFPKLINELHEISGIDPEYVQSGLLILDAKDEAPALCWGENHQANIQSIDFDEFSLIEPNIGAAASALWLKNIGQVRNPRLLQALVVMLQRNGVSLVPNCESKRILIQEDRVIGLETSQGRIVADGVVVAGGAWSGQILGGLMSQVQVKPVRGQMIQFQTPPGTVSRIVLRNGKYVIPRRDGLVLVGSTLEDVGFDKSTTDEAYQALYQAAVTMIPCLAEHPVVRHWAGLRPGAPEGIPYIGGHPRFAGLYVNAGHFRNGVVTGPAAARLLADIILERQPVLDVRPYALSGARAAQVELV; encoded by the coding sequence ATGACTGAGTGTGTGATTGTTGGTGGTGGACTCTCCGGGCTATTGCTGGCGCGGGAGTTGTGTCTGGCAGGGGCTAAGGTCACGCTCATTGAACGTGGTGAGATCGGGCGCGAGTCCTCGTGGGCGGGGGGCGGGATTCTGTCGCCGCTTTATCCGTGGCGTTATCCGGAGGCGGTAACGGCCATTGCAGCTTGGGGGCAGCGAGAATTTCCCAAGCTAATTAACGAGTTACATGAAATTTCCGGGATTGATCCGGAATATGTTCAAAGTGGCCTGTTGATTCTGGATGCCAAAGACGAGGCTCCGGCGCTGTGCTGGGGTGAAAATCATCAAGCCAATATCCAATCTATTGATTTTGATGAGTTTTCATTAATTGAACCGAATATCGGTGCGGCGGCATCAGCACTTTGGCTGAAGAATATCGGGCAGGTTCGTAACCCTCGTTTGCTCCAGGCCCTGGTGGTTATGTTGCAGCGAAATGGAGTTTCGCTGGTGCCGAATTGCGAGTCAAAACGCATTTTAATTCAAGAAGATAGAGTGATCGGACTGGAAACGAGCCAGGGCCGGATCGTGGCCGATGGCGTGGTGGTGGCCGGCGGCGCCTGGAGTGGGCAAATTCTCGGTGGGCTGATGTCGCAAGTGCAGGTCAAACCGGTGCGTGGCCAGATGATTCAATTTCAGACCCCGCCAGGGACGGTGTCACGGATTGTGCTGCGAAACGGCAAGTATGTGATCCCGCGGCGTGATGGATTGGTGCTGGTCGGCAGTACGCTGGAAGATGTCGGCTTTGATAAATCGACCACCGATGAGGCTTACCAGGCACTTTATCAGGCCGCGGTAACCATGATTCCGTGCTTGGCCGAGCATCCGGTGGTGCGGCATTGGGCCGGATTGCGCCCTGGCGCACCAGAAGGGATTCCTTATATAGGTGGCCATCCCCGGTTTGCCGGGTTGTACGTTAATGCCGGACATTTTCGTAATGGCGTGGTAACCGGGCCTGCAGCAGCCCGTTTATTGGCCGACATCATTCTTGAACGGCAACCGGTGTTGGATGTTCGGCCTTATGCCTTGTCCGGGGCGCGTGCAGCCCAGGTAGAATTGGTATAA
- the ampD gene encoding 1,6-anhydro-N-acetylmuramyl-L-alanine amidase AmpD, with protein sequence MKNPRQAVDAEGWLKGVRRVVSPNYDERPSETEINLLVVHGISLPPGEFGGPYIDALFTNTLNSAQHPFFKEIEGVRVSSHILIRRDGEIVQYVPFQKRAWHAGQSCFAGRERCNDFSIGIELEGCDAQPYEHVQYLRLAAVIRAAMKHYPGIVREHVVGHSDIAPGRKTDPGPFFDWRYLRRLLKPRK encoded by the coding sequence ATGAAGAATCCACGTCAGGCAGTGGATGCCGAGGGATGGCTTAAAGGCGTAAGAAGGGTGGTTTCACCTAATTACGATGAACGTCCGTCGGAAACCGAAATCAATTTGCTGGTAGTGCATGGGATCAGTTTGCCACCAGGCGAATTCGGCGGGCCATACATCGATGCGCTGTTTACCAATACACTGAATTCCGCGCAGCATCCTTTTTTTAAAGAGATAGAGGGGGTGCGTGTGTCATCGCACATTTTGATCCGGCGTGATGGTGAAATTGTACAGTACGTGCCGTTTCAGAAACGCGCCTGGCATGCGGGGCAATCCTGTTTCGCCGGGCGTGAGCGTTGTAATGATTTTTCGATTGGTATTGAGTTGGAAGGGTGCGATGCTCAACCCTATGAGCATGTTCAGTATTTACGTTTGGCGGCGGTGATCCGTGCAGCGATGAAACATTATCCTGGAATCGTGCGTGAACATGTTGTGGGGCACAGCGATATTGCGCCTGGACGTAAAACCGATCCTGGGCCATTCTTTGATTGGCGTTATTTGCGACGTTTACTAAAACCGAGAAAATGA
- a CDS encoding cob(I)yrinic acid a,c-diamide adenosyltransferase translates to MGHRLSKIYTRTGDSGTTGLGNGQRVDKDCPRVEAFGTVDELNSHIGVLLSHSLPEAIESCLTAVQHDLFDLGGELCIPGHSVIKPEHIQRLEKWLDTFNTELPPLKEFILPGGSPSAASCHVARTVCRRAERRVTTLMRSEPVNAEILIYLNRLSDLLFVLARTLTHFDHGHEILWQRGHRS, encoded by the coding sequence ATGGGACACAGACTCTCCAAGATATATACCCGTACCGGTGACTCCGGCACCACCGGTCTGGGCAACGGCCAGCGGGTGGATAAGGACTGTCCGCGTGTCGAAGCCTTTGGCACGGTGGACGAACTCAACAGCCATATTGGAGTGCTGCTCTCCCATTCGCTGCCAGAGGCCATCGAATCCTGCCTGACAGCGGTCCAGCACGACCTCTTCGACCTCGGCGGCGAGTTGTGCATTCCGGGGCATAGCGTCATTAAACCCGAACACATCCAGCGCTTGGAAAAATGGCTGGACACCTTCAACACCGAGCTGCCGCCACTCAAGGAATTTATCCTCCCCGGGGGCAGCCCAAGCGCGGCCAGCTGCCACGTGGCGCGTACCGTCTGCCGCCGCGCCGAACGGCGAGTGACCACGCTGATGCGATCCGAGCCCGTCAATGCTGAAATCTTGATCTATCTCAATCGCCTGTCGGATCTGTTATTTGTGCTGGCAAGAACCCTCACCCATTTCGATCACGGCCACGAAATTCTCTGGCAGCGCGGGCACCGCTCCTGA
- a CDS encoding ROK family protein: MRIGIDLGGSKIEAMALADDGAELARRRVRTPQGNYPETVQTVADLVAALEQDTGLKGSVGVGTPGAISPATGLIKNSNSVCLIGKPLQQDIENLLKRPVRLANDADCFALSEATDGAAMGANNVFGVIIGTGTGGGIVVHGRLVQGPNAIAGEWGHNPIPWPQWDEMPGPPCYCGKRGCIETFLSGPALTRDHYNMTRRKYSAAELSALANQRHHEANETLARYEDRLARALASVINVLDPEVIVLGGGVSNIESLYVHVPKIWGKYVFSDTVLTRLVSAKHGDSSGVRGAAWLWPLEQAVN, translated from the coding sequence ATGCGTATCGGAATCGATCTGGGTGGGAGCAAGATAGAAGCGATGGCACTGGCCGATGACGGCGCGGAGCTTGCGCGACGTCGGGTGCGAACGCCGCAAGGCAATTATCCGGAAACGGTGCAGACGGTGGCCGATCTGGTCGCGGCGCTTGAACAAGATACGGGTTTGAAGGGATCGGTCGGTGTTGGCACGCCGGGCGCGATTTCGCCTGCGACGGGATTGATCAAGAATTCAAATTCAGTATGTTTGATCGGTAAGCCGTTACAGCAGGACATTGAAAACTTATTAAAACGCCCGGTGCGTTTAGCCAATGACGCGGATTGTTTTGCACTTTCTGAGGCGACTGATGGTGCCGCGATGGGTGCGAATAATGTATTTGGCGTGATTATTGGAACGGGCACCGGCGGTGGAATTGTGGTGCATGGCCGCTTGGTACAAGGGCCGAACGCGATTGCCGGTGAATGGGGCCACAATCCGATTCCCTGGCCGCAATGGGATGAAATGCCGGGACCTCCCTGTTATTGCGGCAAGCGGGGCTGTATTGAAACGTTTCTGAGTGGTCCGGCACTGACGCGTGATCATTACAACATGACGCGGCGTAAATATTCTGCCGCTGAACTGAGCGCGCTGGCTAATCAGAGGCATCATGAAGCCAATGAAACCCTGGCGCGCTATGAGGATCGTTTGGCGCGGGCCTTGGCCTCGGTGATCAATGTGCTTGATCCGGAAGTGATCGTGTTGGGCGGCGGTGTTTCCAATATCGAATCTTTATATGTTCATGTGCCCAAAATCTGGGGTAAGTATGTGTTTTCGGATACGGTGCTGACCCGATTGGTGTCCGCCAAGCATGGCGATTCTTCGGGCGTGCGCGGGGCGGCGTGGTTGTGGCCGCTGGAGCAAGCTGTAAATTAG
- a CDS encoding GspH/FimT family pseudopilin, with amino-acid sequence MQFTLYKAPPQSGFTLVELMITLAIAAILVSVAVPSFTDMVASNRITTQANQFVTAMNLARSEAIKRNAAINVTSAGATWASGWAVTVAANGTVVRNFAALEGSSTLASAGNVATFQYQASGRVNVADTLSLCDSRTGEMGRTITISLTCRVNTAPLACP; translated from the coding sequence ATGCAGTTCACACTTTACAAAGCACCCCCCCAAAGCGGATTTACGCTGGTCGAGCTGATGATTACGCTCGCGATAGCGGCGATTTTGGTATCGGTCGCGGTGCCCAGTTTTACCGATATGGTCGCGAGTAATCGGATAACCACTCAAGCCAACCAGTTCGTTACCGCCATGAACCTGGCGCGTAGCGAGGCGATCAAGCGCAATGCCGCGATTAATGTCACGTCCGCTGGTGCAACCTGGGCCAGTGGCTGGGCGGTCACTGTCGCCGCCAACGGAACAGTCGTGCGCAATTTTGCAGCACTTGAGGGCAGCTCTACGCTCGCCAGTGCTGGTAATGTTGCAACATTTCAATACCAAGCCAGCGGCCGGGTGAACGTCGCTGACACACTCTCACTGTGTGATAGCCGAACCGGCGAAATGGGCCGCACAATCACCATCTCGCTCACCTGTCGCGTCAACACTGCCCCCCTTGCTTGTCCATAG